Proteins co-encoded in one Oncorhynchus kisutch isolate 150728-3 linkage group LG1, Okis_V2, whole genome shotgun sequence genomic window:
- the LOC109899431 gene encoding protein ILRUN encodes MEGMDIDLDPEFVQKFNCMGTTDKDVLISEFQRLLGFQVNPAGCAFFLDMSNWNLQAAIGAYYDVESPSINTPSMSFVEDVTIGEGESVPPDTPFTKTWRIQNTGADSWPPGVCLKYIGGDQFGHVNIVMVRCLEPQEISDVSVQMRSPAAPGMYQGQWRMCTPTGLFYGDVIWVILSVEVGGLLGVTQQLSCFETEFNTQPHRNVEGDFNPFASPQKSKHDAGDDNNFKEPGGAWEGRQDAIQQDENGLSHNAVNRASNGLQNNLSVVTYSQGVHGPYPLGQS; translated from the exons ATGGAGGGCATGGACATAGACCTGGACCCGGAGTTCGTTCAGAAATTCAACTGCATGGGTACCACTGACAAGGACGTCCTCATCTCAGAGTTCCAAAGACTGCTGGGGTTCCAGGTCAACCCGGCAGGATGCGCTTTCTTCCTTGACATGAGCAACTG GAATCTACAGGCAGCCATCGGTGCCTATTATGATGTTGAGAGTCCCAGCATCAACACACCATCCATGTCCTTTGTGGAGGATGTGACGATTGGTGAGGGAGAGTCTGTTCCCCCTGACACACCGTTCACAAAGACCTGGAGGATACAGAACACAG GTGCAGACTCCTGGCCACCTGGGGTATGTCTGAAGTACATTGGAGGGGACCAGTTTGGCCACGTCAACATTGTGATGGTGCGCTGTCTGGAACCCCAGGAGATCTCAGACGTCAGTGTGCAGATGCGTAGCCCCGCAGCGCCCGGCATGTACCAGGGCCAATGGAGGATGTGCACACCCACAGGGCTGTTTTATGGAG ACGTCATCTGGGTGATCCTCAGCGTGGAGGTGGGTGGCCTTTTGGGCGTGACACAGCAGCTTTCCTGCTTCGAGACGGAGTTCAACACCCAGCCGCACCGCAACGTAGAGGGAGACTTTAACCCTTTTGCCTCGCCACAGAAGAGCAAACATGACGCCGGAGACGACAACAACTTCAAAGAGCCTGGAGGAGCCTGGGAGGGCAGGCAGGACGCCATCCAGCAAGATGAAAACGGACTGTCTCACAATGCTGTAAATAGAGCATCGAATGGGCTACAAAACAATCTGTCAGTAGTGACTTACAGTCAG ggTGTTCATGGACCCTATCCGTTAGGCCAGAGTTAG